The following proteins come from a genomic window of Leguminivora glycinivorella isolate SPB_JAAS2020 chromosome 6, LegGlyc_1.1, whole genome shotgun sequence:
- the LOC125227492 gene encoding translationally-controlled tumor protein homolog — MRIYKDIITGDEMFSDTYKIKLVDEVIYEVTAKLVQRTQGDIQIEGFNPSAEEADEGTDTNVETGLDIVLNHRLVETYAFGDKKSYTLYLKDYMKKLVEKLNEKAPDQVDVFKTNMNKVMKDILGRFKELQFFTGESMDCDGMVAMCEYRDIDGQQVPIMMFFKHGLEEEKF, encoded by the exons ATGAGAATCTATAAAGATATTATTACTG GTGACGAGATGTTCTCGGACACATACAAAATAAAGCTGGTCGACGAAGTTATTTACGAAGTGACCGCTAAACTTGTGCAGAGAACCCAGGGCGATATCCAGATCGAGGGTTTCAACCCCTCGGCAGAGGAGGCTGATGAGGGCACTGACACTAATGTGGAGACTGGATTAGACATTGTTCTCAACCACAGGCTTGTGGAGACATACGCCTTCGGTGACAAAAAGTCGTACACACTGTACCTTAAGGACTACATGAAAAA ATTAGTTGAAAAACTAAATGAGAAGGCACCCGACCAAGTCGACGTTTTCAAAACCAACATGAACAAAGTTATGAAGGACATCCTCGGCAGGTTTAAGGAGCTACAATTCTTCACCGGCGAGTCCATGGACTGCGACGGTATGGTCGCCATGTGCGAATACAGAGACATCGATGGCCAGCAAGTGCCAATCATGATGTTCTTCAAACATGGGCTAGAAGAGGAGAAGTTCTAA